The Engystomops pustulosus chromosome 1, aEngPut4.maternal, whole genome shotgun sequence genome has a window encoding:
- the LOC140126499 gene encoding high affinity immunoglobulin epsilon receptor subunit beta-like: MGAASSRHRVGKSFNKKWEGIWLYILLITKGTVSSCRCSPNAWYKVSNKLRLETMDYQPTNDVSAMSLTVEQVNTPAFYETFLKGHPKAQGAIQIVLAFVQSFTGTVFLYTLTAYTSVTVQSFICYWGAAFYLISGSVTVAAANKCSRNLVKGALGMNVVSTLIAVSETALVIVDFSHKNYIYGPCVTSPCSLFQDTILIIRLITIIHLLFIMCLQLSSCLVTCKFSVLSLKQRTPNIAQNSH, translated from the exons ATGGGTGCAGCATCATCACGTCACAGAGTAGGAAAATCATTCAATAAAAAGTGGGAGGGGATTTGGCTTTATATACTTCTTATAACAAAGGGCACAGTCAGTAGCTGTCGGTGTTCCCCAAACGCCTGGTACAAAG TTTCCAACAAACTGAGACTTGAGACTATGGATTACCAACCAACAAATGACGTCTCTGCTATGAGCCTCACAGTGGAACAAGTGAATACACCAGCATTTTATGAAACTTTCCTAAAGGGACATCCGAAAGCTCAaggg GCTATCCAAATCGTATTGGCCTTTGTGCAGAGCTTTACAGGCACTGTGTTTCTCTACACATTAACTGCCTACACGTCAGTGACAGTTCAAAGCTTCATATGTTACTGGGGAGCAGCTTTT TACCTCATTTCTGGATCTGTGACAGTAGCAGCAGCGAACAAATGTTCTCGTAATCTG GTAAAAGGAGCTTTAGGCATGAATGTGGTCAGCACTTTGATCGCCGTGAGTGAAACCGCATTGGTCATAGTCGATTTCAGCCATAAAAATTATATCTATGGGCCATGTGTTACAAGTCCGTGCTCGCTGTTTCAAGATACTATTCTG atCATTCGACTGATTACTATCATCCACCTTTTGTTCATCATGTGTCTGCAGCTCAGCAGTTGCCTCGTAACCTGTAAATTCAGCGTTCTCTCACTGAAACAAAGGACTCCTAATATAGCACAG AACTCCCATTAA